Proteins encoded within one genomic window of Brachybacterium sp. P6-10-X1:
- a CDS encoding ABC transporter ATP-binding protein: protein MSRAKKDRTAQGDSAKSPSAPAGRATADLTEAEILEMQDSMSGEWGESAPRKAKAFWPSAIRLAGTFGDHKLGLAVVLAFGIVSTALTVWAPAILGDAMDVIYDGVRSGTGVDFPALGRLLLIVLGMYVVASLFDWLQGRLLNDVVMRIVYVLREKIEAKVNRLPLSYFDTRQRGDLLSRTTNDVDNVQTALQQAFASLVYAVLTIVGITAMMFWLSWQLALIALIALPISAVVIGIVGSKSQKLFTAQWRNTGRLNGHVEESFTGHDLVTVFDRQDTMRETFDTRNEELFDASFKAQFYSGMIMPIMQWVTYLGYVGIAVVGGLRIAGGQMSLGQVVAFIQYSREFNAPLGEVAGMANMLISGVASAERIFELLDAEEQEADGEITVASSGPDGESVERRIERAELTGPTRGRIEFDHVAFSYTPDKPLITDLSLVAEPGQTIAIVGPTGAGKTTLVNLIMRFYEIDAGQIRLDGVDIRALDRGAVRSQIGMVLQDAVLFGGTIMENIRYGRLEAGDDEVIAAARATFVDRFVRTLPEGYDTVIEDEGANISAGERQLVTIARAFLADPALLILDEATSSVDTRTEVLVQEAMAALRTDRTSFVIAHRLSTIRDADVILVMEHGDIVEQGDHDALLDAEGAYHRLYWSQFASGVDPDDEEAVLEGSAAVTGEMAAVTGDVTVVTGEAAAVAVVTGEAAAATGEPTAATGEPTAAERGTPPTGG from the coding sequence ATGAGCCGCGCGAAGAAGGACCGGACCGCCCAGGGCGACTCCGCGAAGAGCCCGTCGGCCCCGGCCGGGCGCGCCACCGCTGACCTCACCGAGGCGGAGATCCTGGAGATGCAGGATTCCATGAGCGGCGAATGGGGCGAGTCCGCGCCCCGCAAGGCGAAGGCCTTCTGGCCCTCCGCCATCCGCTTGGCCGGCACCTTCGGCGACCACAAGCTGGGGCTGGCCGTGGTGCTGGCCTTCGGGATCGTCTCCACGGCCCTGACCGTGTGGGCTCCCGCGATCCTCGGCGACGCGATGGACGTCATCTACGACGGGGTCCGCTCCGGTACCGGCGTCGACTTCCCGGCGCTGGGCCGGCTGCTGCTGATCGTGCTGGGGATGTACGTGGTCGCCTCCCTGTTCGACTGGCTGCAGGGGCGCCTGCTGAACGACGTGGTCATGCGCATCGTGTACGTGCTGCGCGAGAAGATCGAGGCCAAGGTCAACCGCCTGCCGCTGAGCTACTTCGATACCCGCCAGCGCGGCGACCTGCTCTCGCGCACCACCAACGACGTCGACAACGTCCAGACGGCCCTCCAGCAGGCCTTCGCCTCGCTCGTGTACGCGGTGCTGACCATCGTGGGCATCACCGCGATGATGTTCTGGCTGTCCTGGCAGCTGGCGCTCATCGCCCTGATCGCGCTGCCGATCTCCGCGGTGGTCATCGGGATCGTCGGCTCGAAGTCGCAGAAGCTGTTCACCGCCCAGTGGCGCAACACCGGCCGGCTGAACGGCCACGTCGAGGAGTCCTTCACCGGACACGACCTGGTCACCGTCTTCGACCGCCAGGACACGATGCGCGAGACCTTCGATACGCGCAACGAGGAGCTGTTCGACGCCTCGTTCAAGGCCCAGTTCTACTCCGGCATGATCATGCCGATCATGCAGTGGGTGACCTACCTCGGCTATGTCGGCATCGCCGTGGTCGGGGGCCTGCGGATCGCCGGCGGCCAGATGTCGCTGGGCCAGGTCGTCGCCTTCATCCAGTACTCGCGCGAGTTCAACGCCCCGCTGGGCGAGGTGGCCGGGATGGCGAACATGCTGATCTCCGGCGTCGCCTCCGCCGAGCGGATCTTCGAGCTGTTGGACGCCGAGGAGCAGGAGGCCGACGGCGAGATCACCGTGGCCTCCTCCGGGCCCGACGGGGAGAGCGTGGAGCGCCGGATCGAGCGTGCCGAGCTCACCGGCCCCACCCGCGGCCGCATCGAGTTCGATCACGTCGCCTTCTCCTACACCCCGGACAAGCCGCTGATCACCGACCTCTCGCTCGTCGCGGAGCCCGGGCAGACCATCGCGATCGTCGGCCCCACCGGCGCCGGCAAGACCACCCTGGTCAACCTGATCATGCGCTTCTACGAGATCGACGCCGGCCAGATCCGTCTGGACGGCGTGGACATCCGTGCGCTGGATCGCGGCGCGGTGCGCAGCCAGATCGGCATGGTGCTGCAGGACGCGGTGCTGTTCGGCGGGACCATCATGGAGAACATCCGCTACGGCCGGCTCGAGGCCGGCGATGACGAGGTGATCGCCGCGGCCAGGGCCACCTTCGTGGACCGTTTCGTGCGCACCCTGCCCGAGGGGTACGACACCGTGATCGAGGACGAGGGCGCGAACATCTCCGCCGGGGAGCGCCAGCTGGTCACCATCGCCCGCGCCTTCCTGGCCGACCCGGCGCTGCTGATCCTCGACGAGGCCACTTCTTCGGTGGACACCCGCACCGAGGTCCTCGTCCAGGAGGCGATGGCGGCGCTGCGCACCGACCGCACCAGCTTCGTCATCGCCCATCGCCTGTCCACCATCCGCGACGCCGACGTGATCTTGGTGATGGAGCACGGCGACATCGTCGAGCAGGGCGACCACGACGCGCTGCTGGACGCCGAGGGCGCCTACCACCGCCTCTACTGGTCGCAGTTCGCCTCCGGCGTCGACCCCGACGACGAGGAGGCCGTGCTCGAGGGGTCGGCCGCCGTCACCGGGGAGATGGCCGCGGTGACCGGCGACGTGACTGTCGTGACGGGGGAGGCGGCTGCGGTGGCTGTCGTGACGGGGGAGGCGGCTGCGGCGACCGGCGAGCCGACGGCGGCGACCGGCGAGCCGACGGCGGCGGAGAGAGGAACGCCCCCGACCGGAGGCTGA
- a CDS encoding DUF4188 domain-containing protein yields the protein MGSHPHPASTPHPRRSRRATTRPPSLTHAPVDGIVVFHIGMTVHRPLRPDLWGPVFAAMPRMLAELSRAKAAHERGEGEDLGFLDAHSMFGGTGPWVVQYWKSVEHLYAYARMSEKAHLPAWQTFNRLARKHPGAVGIWHETYDVPSSGIETLYGNGATVGLAKAVGTVPLTARGKAARQRLDTRLPGEQSASAGAGA from the coding sequence ATGGGCTCCCACCCGCACCCCGCATCGACCCCGCATCCCCGGAGGTCGCGGCGCGCGACGACCCGCCCGCCCAGCCTCACCCACGCTCCGGTCGACGGCATCGTCGTCTTCCACATCGGCATGACGGTCCACCGGCCGCTCCGTCCCGACCTGTGGGGTCCCGTCTTCGCCGCGATGCCGCGCATGCTGGCCGAGCTCTCTCGAGCCAAGGCGGCGCACGAGCGCGGCGAGGGCGAGGACCTCGGTTTCCTCGACGCGCACTCGATGTTCGGCGGCACCGGACCCTGGGTCGTGCAGTACTGGAAGAGCGTGGAGCACCTGTACGCCTACGCCCGGATGAGCGAGAAGGCGCACCTGCCCGCCTGGCAGACGTTCAACCGGCTCGCGCGGAAGCATCCGGGCGCGGTCGGGATCTGGCACGAGACCTACGACGTCCCCTCCTCCGGCATCGAGACGCTCTACGGCAACGGGGCGACGGTGGGCCTGGCGAAGGCCGTCGGCACCGTGCCGCTGACCGCCCGGGGAAAGGCGGCGCGCCAGCGGCTGGACACCCGCCTGCCCGGCGAGCAATCGGCGAGCGCCGGGGCGGGGGCCTGA
- a CDS encoding phytanoyl-CoA dioxygenase family protein, with protein sequence MMTTLPTAPANLDALADTYDEQGYVLVKGLLSKEEAAEYRTRSHELIASLDRGDDPTWDAASDVAMGRKTSLQHLHDAQFYDAAYTRLLTDPRFTSVAAAVLRTPNVQLHHTKMFIKPPENGSPFPPHQDHPFFPHTHHKVAAAIFHFDDAPDAKGCVRVAPGSHQEGPREHDPQGSFHLPDFPTDQLVPMEAEAGDVLFFTYFTVHSSGVNVSDEARTTWLVQFRDPADPPLTDQHNHSLGQGLILAGSDPTGRAGQA encoded by the coding sequence ATGATGACCACTCTCCCCACTGCTCCCGCGAACCTCGATGCCCTGGCCGACACCTACGACGAGCAGGGTTATGTCCTGGTCAAAGGCCTGCTCAGCAAAGAGGAGGCGGCCGAGTACCGCACTCGCAGCCACGAGCTGATCGCCTCCCTGGACCGTGGCGACGACCCCACCTGGGACGCCGCCTCCGACGTCGCCATGGGACGGAAGACCAGCCTCCAGCATCTGCACGACGCCCAGTTCTACGACGCGGCGTACACCCGCCTGCTCACCGACCCGCGCTTCACGTCGGTCGCGGCGGCCGTTCTGCGCACCCCGAACGTGCAGCTGCACCACACCAAGATGTTCATCAAGCCGCCGGAGAACGGCTCCCCGTTCCCACCCCACCAGGACCACCCCTTCTTCCCGCACACGCATCACAAGGTGGCTGCGGCGATCTTCCACTTCGATGACGCCCCGGACGCCAAGGGTTGCGTGCGCGTCGCCCCGGGCAGCCACCAGGAAGGACCGCGTGAGCACGATCCGCAGGGCAGCTTCCACCTGCCCGACTTCCCCACCGACCAGCTCGTCCCGATGGAGGCCGAGGCGGGGGACGTGCTGTTCTTCACCTACTTCACGGTGCACAGCTCCGGCGTCAACGTCAGCGACGAGGCACGCACCACCTGGCTGGTCCAGTTCCGCGACCCGGCCGATCCGCCGCTGACCGACCAGCACAACCACTCCCTCGGCCAGGGCCTCATCCTCGCCGGCAGCGACCCCACCGGGCGTGCGGGCCAGGCATGA
- a CDS encoding AraC family transcriptional regulator, whose translation MSLDQVAGATAFVDLAGLLVTGEVDEFTVDYLSWGFYEPSIWRNHAHTHSFYEVCLAYSGSGTFTVEEAEHRVQTGDVFIARPGEVHEIIADPAEGLGIAFWGFTLQPTDATPSSLPGWWNGLVRADRPLVSPALGSLPMLICALAAEAAAPRSGVSGQVRSLGAALVIETARAFATAEDLTVTLDPTARTTSAVAAMERYLSDNLTRTIHVRDVAAHVHLSSRHAARLFSRETGSSLMEMLRRLRLERGAQLLLESDEPIAQAARACGYPEARAFITAFRRHYGQPPGAFRRHGGTLHL comes from the coding sequence GTGAGCCTCGACCAGGTCGCAGGAGCGACCGCCTTCGTCGACCTCGCCGGTCTGCTCGTGACCGGCGAGGTCGACGAGTTCACGGTCGACTACCTCAGTTGGGGCTTCTACGAGCCGTCCATCTGGCGCAATCACGCCCATACGCACTCGTTCTACGAGGTGTGCCTGGCTTATTCCGGGTCGGGCACCTTCACCGTCGAAGAGGCGGAGCACCGGGTGCAGACCGGTGACGTGTTCATCGCGCGCCCGGGCGAGGTGCACGAGATCATCGCCGACCCCGCGGAGGGACTCGGGATCGCGTTCTGGGGCTTCACCCTGCAGCCGACCGACGCGACGCCCTCCTCCCTGCCCGGCTGGTGGAACGGCCTGGTCCGCGCCGACCGTCCGCTGGTCTCCCCCGCGCTCGGCTCCCTGCCGATGCTGATCTGCGCCCTCGCCGCGGAGGCCGCCGCACCTCGTTCCGGGGTCTCCGGGCAGGTCAGGTCGCTCGGCGCCGCCCTCGTCATCGAGACCGCCCGTGCCTTCGCCACCGCCGAGGATCTGACGGTCACGCTCGATCCGACGGCACGCACCACCTCAGCGGTCGCGGCCATGGAGCGCTACCTGTCCGACAACCTCACCCGCACGATCCACGTGCGCGACGTCGCCGCTCACGTGCACCTCTCGTCCCGTCATGCGGCACGGCTGTTCTCCCGAGAGACGGGATCCTCCCTGATGGAGATGCTGCGACGGCTCCGGTTGGAGCGCGGTGCGCAGCTGCTGCTGGAGTCCGACGAGCCGATCGCGCAGGCGGCCCGGGCCTGCGGCTACCCCGAAGCGCGGGCGTTCATCACCGCGTTCCGGCGCCACTACGGCCAGCCACCCGGGGCGTTCCGTCGACACGGAGGCACGTTGCATCTGTGA
- a CDS encoding MerR family transcriptional regulator codes for MRISELSATTDVPIGTIKYYLREGLLPAGRRSSRTTADYDDGHAERLRLIRALVQTGGLGIAAVRRVLAVIDDPDPQRLDVLSTAQDALTGGGGEGAEARPVDPVHAWVAARGWPTGPGDPVLEQLGNAWAACEAAGIHVDEAMMGDYADAVEQVARVDVAAVPQGAGDAVRRVVIGTIMMEPVLSALRLLAQRHVSVRQAGKPDDD; via the coding sequence ATGAGGATCTCGGAGCTGTCGGCGACGACCGACGTGCCGATCGGCACCATCAAGTACTACCTGCGCGAAGGCCTGCTGCCCGCGGGGCGCCGCAGCTCGCGCACCACCGCCGACTACGACGACGGGCATGCGGAGCGTCTGCGCCTGATCCGGGCGCTGGTGCAGACCGGCGGGCTGGGCATCGCCGCCGTCCGCCGGGTGCTCGCGGTGATCGATGACCCAGACCCCCAGCGGCTCGACGTGCTCTCCACGGCGCAGGACGCCCTGACGGGCGGCGGCGGGGAGGGCGCCGAGGCGCGGCCCGTCGACCCTGTGCACGCCTGGGTCGCCGCACGTGGCTGGCCGACGGGACCAGGAGACCCGGTCCTCGAGCAGCTGGGGAACGCGTGGGCGGCGTGCGAGGCGGCGGGGATCCATGTCGACGAGGCGATGATGGGCGATTACGCCGACGCGGTGGAGCAGGTGGCCCGGGTGGATGTCGCGGCGGTGCCCCAGGGGGCCGGCGACGCGGTGCGCCGCGTCGTCATCGGCACGATCATGATGGAGCCGGTGCTGTCCGCGCTGCGCCTGCTCGCCCAGCGGCACGTGTCCGTGCGGCAGGCCGGGAAACCCGACGACGACTGA
- a CDS encoding FAD-dependent oxidoreductase — MDITIVGGGIAGLAVAHELAPDHDVTVLESSPGPRGGGYMIDFFGPGFVAAERMGVIDELRSRGHVFDGVRYGLPDGSRSGTLDVAPLVEAAGGRYFSILRPEVELGLLAQLPSTVDLRYDARVVGLRDVGPERAAVTTADGDVIESDLVIACDGVRSPIREHVAPGHGEILPMGYRAASYLFEDPQLASDLGERMLMTDTIQRVGWLYAADEARVGVMLSERVDRADTDRPVPVPTRLRREFAGLHPQIDQALTRAPDSFYDDLVAQSYAPRWSRGRVVLAGDAAHAPSLLAGQGTSLAIAGAEALARGLRAAGPHVEVGLAEYERSWRPTAEKVRRSGRLSASAFIPATTLQLRLQQLGRRAIGLPGVSHLVTRQFIAA; from the coding sequence ATGGACATCACCATCGTCGGCGGCGGCATCGCCGGCCTCGCCGTCGCTCACGAACTCGCCCCCGACCACGACGTCACCGTGCTCGAGTCCTCCCCGGGCCCGCGCGGCGGCGGCTACATGATCGATTTCTTCGGACCTGGCTTCGTCGCCGCGGAACGGATGGGCGTGATCGACGAGCTGCGGTCCCGCGGCCACGTGTTCGACGGCGTGCGTTACGGACTGCCCGACGGCAGCCGGAGCGGGACGCTCGATGTCGCACCGCTGGTCGAGGCCGCCGGCGGGCGCTACTTCTCGATCCTGCGCCCCGAGGTCGAGCTCGGCCTGCTCGCCCAGCTGCCGTCGACCGTGGACCTCCGTTACGACGCACGTGTCGTGGGATTGCGGGACGTCGGTCCCGAGCGGGCCGCGGTCACGACCGCCGATGGCGACGTCATCGAGTCCGACCTGGTGATCGCCTGCGACGGCGTGCGGTCCCCGATCCGCGAGCACGTCGCCCCCGGTCATGGCGAGATCCTGCCGATGGGGTATCGCGCGGCGAGCTATCTCTTCGAGGATCCGCAGCTGGCGAGCGATCTGGGGGAGCGGATGCTCATGACGGACACGATCCAGCGTGTGGGCTGGTTGTACGCGGCCGACGAGGCGCGGGTCGGGGTGATGCTGTCCGAACGTGTGGACCGTGCCGACACGGACAGGCCCGTTCCGGTTCCGACGCGGTTGCGGCGGGAGTTCGCGGGCCTGCATCCCCAGATCGACCAGGCGCTCACACGGGCCCCGGATTCCTTCTACGACGACCTCGTCGCCCAGAGCTATGCACCCCGCTGGAGCCGGGGCCGTGTGGTGCTGGCCGGGGATGCCGCCCACGCCCCGTCACTGCTCGCCGGGCAGGGCACCTCCCTGGCGATCGCCGGCGCCGAGGCCCTGGCCAGGGGACTGAGGGCCGCTGGTCCGCATGTCGAGGTGGGTCTTGCCGAGTACGAGCGCAGCTGGCGGCCGACCGCGGAGAAGGTGCGTCGCTCCGGCCGGCTCAGCGCCTCCGCCTTCATCCCCGCCACGACCCTCCAGCTGCGACTCCAACAGCTGGGACGCCGCGCGATCGGCCTGCCCGGTGTGAGCCACCTGGTCACGCGCCAGTTCATCGCAGCCTGA
- a CDS encoding ABC transporter ATP-binding protein, whose amino-acid sequence MLWTVIRRHVRPYLPHVAAVIVLQLATVMATLYLPSLNADIIDQGVATGDTAYIWRVGGIMLIVAMVQVITAIAAVWFGARVSMGMGRDVRRSIYTRVDRFSTEELSRFGAPTLITRATNDVQQVQMLVLMTLNFMVMVPIMSIGGIVMAIQEDPGLSWLVWVSVPILVVIVGLLVTQLMPLFQRMQDNIDSINGVMREQIMGIRVVRAFVREKHETARFEGANATLTDTSVRIGRLFVIMGPAITIVLHLATASVLWFGGHRVDDGLVQVGALTAFMQYLLQILMAVMMGTFMFMMFPRAIISARRIGEVLETAPTLSEPADPVALEHTTGGASVEFRDVTFSYPGAESPVLDGVSFTAEAGRTTAIIGSTGSGKTSLISLIPRLHDATSGQVELDGVSVTDLSRATISATVGLVPQRPYLFSGTVGHNLRFGDPAADDEQLWRALDVAQATEFVTDRTTGEGESLRTGLESSISQGGTNVSGGQRQRLCIARTLVARPRVFVFDDSFSALDVATDAAVREGLDAHTEGATTIIVAQRISTITGADQIIVLEQGRVVGRGTHEELLETSQTYREIVDSQITVEEPA is encoded by the coding sequence ATGCTCTGGACCGTCATCCGACGCCACGTGCGCCCCTATCTCCCGCACGTGGCCGCCGTGATCGTGCTGCAGCTCGCCACGGTGATGGCGACCTTGTACCTGCCCAGCCTCAACGCGGACATCATCGACCAGGGCGTCGCCACGGGGGACACCGCCTACATCTGGCGGGTCGGCGGAATCATGCTGATCGTCGCGATGGTGCAGGTCATCACGGCGATTGCGGCCGTCTGGTTCGGCGCCCGCGTCTCCATGGGGATGGGCCGGGACGTGCGTCGTTCGATCTACACCCGGGTGGACCGCTTCTCCACCGAGGAGCTGTCCCGCTTCGGCGCCCCCACCTTGATCACGCGCGCCACGAACGACGTCCAGCAGGTCCAGATGCTCGTGCTGATGACGCTGAACTTCATGGTCATGGTGCCGATCATGTCCATCGGCGGCATCGTGATGGCGATCCAGGAGGACCCCGGGCTGTCCTGGCTGGTGTGGGTCTCCGTGCCGATCCTGGTGGTGATCGTCGGCCTGCTCGTCACGCAGCTGATGCCTCTGTTCCAGCGGATGCAGGACAACATCGACTCCATCAACGGCGTGATGCGCGAGCAGATCATGGGCATCCGCGTGGTGCGGGCCTTCGTGCGTGAGAAGCATGAGACAGCCCGCTTCGAGGGCGCCAACGCCACCCTCACCGACACCTCGGTGCGGATCGGCCGGCTGTTCGTGATCATGGGCCCGGCCATCACGATCGTGCTGCACCTGGCCACCGCCTCGGTGCTGTGGTTCGGCGGCCACCGCGTGGACGACGGTCTGGTGCAGGTGGGTGCGCTGACCGCCTTCATGCAGTACCTGCTGCAGATCCTGATGGCCGTCATGATGGGCACCTTCATGTTCATGATGTTCCCGCGCGCGATCATCAGCGCCCGGCGCATCGGCGAGGTGCTCGAGACCGCTCCCACCCTGTCCGAGCCCGCCGATCCCGTCGCGCTCGAGCACACCACCGGCGGGGCGAGCGTGGAGTTCCGCGACGTGACCTTCTCCTATCCCGGTGCCGAGTCCCCGGTGCTGGACGGTGTCTCCTTCACCGCCGAGGCCGGTCGCACCACCGCGATCATCGGTTCCACGGGGTCCGGCAAGACGTCCCTGATCAGCCTGATCCCGCGACTGCACGACGCCACCAGCGGGCAGGTGGAGCTCGACGGGGTGTCGGTCACCGACCTCTCCCGCGCCACGATCTCGGCCACCGTCGGACTCGTGCCGCAGCGGCCCTACCTGTTCTCCGGGACCGTCGGCCACAATCTGCGCTTCGGCGACCCGGCGGCCGACGACGAGCAGCTGTGGCGGGCGCTCGACGTCGCCCAGGCCACCGAGTTCGTCACCGACCGCACCACCGGCGAGGGGGAGAGCCTGCGCACCGGGCTGGAGTCCTCGATATCCCAGGGCGGCACCAATGTCTCCGGTGGCCAGCGCCAGCGGCTGTGCATCGCCCGCACCCTGGTGGCGCGGCCGCGGGTGTTCGTCTTCGACGACTCCTTCTCCGCCCTGGACGTCGCGACCGACGCTGCGGTGCGGGAAGGGCTGGATGCGCACACCGAGGGCGCGACCACGATCATCGTCGCCCAGCGCATCTCCACCATCACCGGCGCCGATCAGATCATCGTGCTCGAGCAGGGCCGGGTCGTCGGCCGCGGCACCCACGAGGAGCTGCTCGAGACCAGCCAGACCTACCGGGAGATCGTCGACTCCCAGATCACCGTGGAGGAGCCGGCATGA
- a CDS encoding carboxymuconolactone decarboxylase family protein, which translates to MSAITPLHSLSPSRPAPRVPLDRDGRFEKVARWVVRRVYGKVLDPLEASFHHRPALASMLVLEATASFWKKLPPTLRALAVMAPAREIGCSWCMDFGYWEYHHRGVDPRKLRDIGAWRTSSAYSPLERAVLEYAVAATATPSAVTDEMVAALRADLSDGQMVELAALVSLENYRSRTNAGLGLTSQGFADDCGVPSSTEHRPPGAP; encoded by the coding sequence ATGTCCGCCATCACGCCATTGCACAGCCTGAGCCCCTCGCGCCCGGCGCCGCGGGTGCCCCTGGACCGCGACGGACGGTTCGAGAAGGTCGCGCGCTGGGTGGTCCGTCGCGTCTACGGGAAGGTTCTGGATCCGCTGGAGGCCTCGTTCCATCACCGCCCGGCGCTCGCCTCGATGCTGGTTCTCGAGGCGACCGCCTCGTTCTGGAAGAAGCTCCCACCCACGCTCCGGGCGCTGGCCGTGATGGCCCCGGCCCGCGAGATCGGCTGCTCCTGGTGCATGGACTTCGGGTACTGGGAGTACCACCACCGCGGCGTGGACCCGCGCAAGCTCCGCGACATCGGGGCGTGGCGCACCAGTTCGGCCTACTCCCCGCTGGAGCGGGCTGTGCTGGAGTACGCGGTGGCCGCCACGGCGACCCCGTCGGCCGTGACCGACGAGATGGTGGCCGCGCTCCGCGCGGATCTCAGCGACGGGCAGATGGTCGAGCTGGCCGCGCTGGTCTCGTTGGAGAACTACCGCTCGCGCACGAACGCGGGACTGGGCCTGACCAGCCAGGGGTTCGCGGACGACTGCGGGGTACCCTCGAGCACGGAGCACCGACCCCCAGGAGCCCCATGA
- a CDS encoding DUF779 domain-containing protein — translation MPEPTAADDVLEADPTIEGEDFSRVAFTPAAVTQLQRLIDRTGPLMFHQSGGCCDGSSPMCYPEGDLITGDADVRMGHVEVPLPDGATSPLDFWMSREQFTYWRHTHLTIDLVDGRGGGFSLESPDGKRFLTRSRLLMD, via the coding sequence CTGCCGGAGCCGACCGCGGCCGATGACGTGCTCGAGGCGGATCCCACGATCGAGGGCGAGGACTTCTCGCGCGTCGCCTTCACCCCGGCCGCCGTCACCCAGCTGCAGAGACTCATCGACCGCACCGGTCCGCTGATGTTCCACCAGTCCGGCGGCTGCTGCGACGGCTCCTCCCCCATGTGCTATCCCGAGGGCGACCTCATCACCGGGGACGCCGACGTGCGCATGGGCCACGTCGAGGTGCCGCTGCCGGATGGCGCCACCTCGCCGCTGGACTTCTGGATGAGCCGGGAGCAGTTCACCTATTGGCGTCACACGCACCTGACGATCGATCTGGTCGACGGGCGCGGCGGCGGCTTCAGCCTCGAATCGCCCGACGGCAAGAGGTTCCTGACCAGGTCGCGACTGCTCATGGACTGA
- a CDS encoding dihydrofolate reductase family protein, translating to MRELVYYVAVSLDGYIAGPQDQFDAFLVEGDHMAGITEDFPDAIPTDIADRLGIDQSGGRFDSVVMGARTHSIGLPDTPSPYRHLEQVVFTHRDLDPAENLTVTDADPVEVVREMKGRDGGDIWLCGGAHLAAQLRGEIDRLVLKRQPLLFGHGIGLFAPGAYDPVRFDRVSAQDFDSGVSISHYVPRG from the coding sequence ATGCGCGAGCTCGTGTACTACGTGGCCGTGAGCCTGGACGGCTACATCGCCGGACCCCAGGACCAGTTCGACGCCTTCCTCGTCGAGGGTGACCACATGGCCGGCATCACCGAGGATTTCCCCGATGCCATCCCCACCGATATCGCCGACCGCCTCGGCATCGACCAGAGCGGCGGCCGCTTCGACTCCGTGGTGATGGGCGCGAGAACCCACTCCATCGGCCTGCCGGACACGCCCAGTCCCTACCGTCACCTCGAGCAGGTCGTGTTCACCCATCGCGACCTCGACCCCGCGGAGAACCTCACCGTCACCGATGCGGACCCCGTCGAGGTGGTGCGGGAGATGAAGGGTCGGGACGGGGGCGACATCTGGCTGTGCGGCGGCGCGCACCTCGCCGCTCAGCTGCGCGGGGAGATCGACCGGCTCGTGCTCAAGCGCCAGCCGCTGCTGTTCGGCCACGGCATCGGGCTGTTCGCGCCGGGCGCGTACGACCCGGTGAGGTTCGATCGGGTCAGCGCGCAGGACTTCGATTCCGGGGTCTCGATCTCGCACTACGTGCCCCGAGGCTGA
- the sigJ gene encoding RNA polymerase sigma factor SigJ, protein MTTTHEAAFASHRRALLGAAYRVLGTVQDSEDAVQETWLRWQDVDLASVREPRAFLLTAVTRTALNTVRTRSRLREEYIGPWLPEPVSTDAAADPGRAAEIADDVSLALLVVLESLSPLERAAFVLHEVFAAPYSEIAETLERSEASVRQLVSRARAHVRERTPRHPVDESAHRALTEAFLEAVRGTAALEDMVSVLSPGVVLTTDGGGHAKAARRPVRGTDHVLRFAAGVLAKPEVAILSWQVAEVNGRPALVGHDGPRVDCVVWVEGETADAQTVVTRIDMIRNPEKLGAVRV, encoded by the coding sequence ATGACCACGACCCACGAGGCAGCATTCGCATCCCACCGCAGGGCCCTCCTCGGGGCCGCGTACCGGGTGCTGGGCACGGTCCAGGACAGCGAGGACGCCGTCCAGGAGACCTGGCTGCGCTGGCAGGACGTGGACCTGGCGTCCGTGCGCGAGCCCCGCGCGTTCCTGCTCACGGCCGTCACCCGCACAGCGCTGAACACGGTGCGCACGCGCAGCCGGCTGCGGGAGGAGTACATCGGCCCGTGGCTGCCCGAGCCGGTCTCGACGGATGCCGCGGCGGATCCGGGGCGTGCCGCGGAGATCGCCGATGACGTGTCCTTGGCCCTGCTGGTCGTGCTCGAATCGCTCTCCCCGCTCGAACGTGCGGCCTTCGTGCTCCATGAGGTGTTCGCCGCCCCGTACTCCGAGATCGCCGAGACCCTCGAGCGCTCCGAGGCCTCCGTGCGGCAGCTGGTCAGCCGCGCGCGTGCGCACGTCCGCGAGCGCACTCCGCGTCATCCGGTCGACGAGAGCGCCCATCGCGCCCTGACCGAGGCATTCCTGGAGGCGGTGCGCGGCACGGCGGCGCTCGAGGACATGGTCTCGGTGCTATCCCCCGGTGTCGTCCTGACCACCGACGGCGGCGGGCACGCCAAGGCCGCCCGCCGACCCGTCCGCGGCACGGACCACGTGCTGCGGTTCGCCGCCGGGGTGCTGGCCAAGCCCGAGGTCGCGATCCTGTCGTGGCAGGTCGCCGAGGTCAACGGGCGGCCGGCGCTGGTCGGACACGACGGGCCACGGGTGGACTGCGTGGTCTGGGTCGAGGGCGAGACAGCAGACGCCCAGACGGTGGTGACCCGCATCGACATGATCCGCAATCCCGAGAAGCTCGGCGCCGTGCGGGTCTGA